In Eleginops maclovinus isolate JMC-PN-2008 ecotype Puerto Natales chromosome 19, JC_Emac_rtc_rv5, whole genome shotgun sequence, the sequence TCACATCGGCAAAGCTGCATGAAAGAAGGAAATCAAGATGATTGTCCAAGTCGTTTACTCTCACGACATtgtcttcacaaggtttttgTGATTTATAAGTGATTACATAAGGTGTTATTATTCATGACTCGCGTCATCCACATGTCACTGTACAGTTTAAGGCTGCTTTTCCTCCCCAAGAGTTCACCGTGCTGCATTTTTCATTGGATTGAGGGCAAACACTCAAAGAGACTTTTTGTTTCAGGCCTGCGTTTAATACATTTCACTCTTGCAAAGCATTCAGATGTATCCTCCTCATAGTCAAACTCCTGCCCCCAATGGCCTTAGCGTTCCACTTCTATGCACAGGTTTCTGTAAAAATAAGGAATTTCCAACGTGAATGTGAGTTGAATGCCTCCACTGCTTAGTGATACTATGTGTGGCTTTGTCAGACATATCACTTGTACACCAGAAAATATTATTCTCTTAATTTATTCAGGCTGCTTGTAAATTCCTCTTTTTATTGTAAAGGAGAACATTTaagatgtgtatttatttatttgtgtccaCAACGCTGTTGATCAGCCATGGCTTCGTTTTAATGCTTTCACAGCTTCAGTTTCGATTCTTCTGCAGACACGTTCTGAGTGACACTGTTAATGTTGTTTGAACGCTCCAACACTAAAGTGAGTAAGTGTACAGGTTAGTGTAATGTTAGTGTTCACTTGGTGTGACTGTccattacatttacttttggaCTGAGGaaatcatgttttgtttctgtgaatATGGTAATTttaataaatgtcaaatgtattaaGTTAAATTTACTCTGTATATACAATACGattattttgattaaatattcTTTGAGATGTTCAAATTGCTTTTATCCTTCATTTTCATTAGGtctgatttaattaaagtattCAATTACATACAGTCTCGAAAGAGCACATGACACATAAATAGActttatatacatattaatTTATTGTCAAATTGTAAGTCATAAAACTAGCACATCTTTAAGTACAAAAATAGTAAagtaaaatcattttcttttagatcAAAGATTTCAACAGGCATTGCCAAAAGTTAACATGGTATAGAATTGATTAGATGAACAGTATTAGGAGTATTAGTTCCCCTTGCTTCACCAGTCTTTCCCTATCACAGGCCTGAGTGTAGAACATGTGGAGTCAGCATCCTCAGTGGGTGGGATTCAGCTCCTCTCTCCAGCACTAAGCGGTTATTTGTGGCACTGTAATGGTCGTTTCAACTCCCTTTTGTTTAACTTCATCGCCGTCTGTGTAAGAGAAGGGTAATGTTACATTAGTCTCAAATCAAAAGACCAATAGCTACGAATGTGTGAGAGCTGGACTGAGCCCTCCTCGCAGTACAAAAACTCTCGGACAGCTGTGACTGTTACCCCCGGCTGGTGGCTTGAATGCTTGGTAACATCTGAAGCACAGGGTCAGCAGCAGGGCCTCCGCACACTGGAATGTGTAGTATACCAGCGGGAAGAGAAACATGGGTCCTATGACCTGGGGGGAAAAGGCCACTTTAAGGATGGTAATGCACAGCTGGATGTTTTGACATCCAGTTTCCATGGAGACTGTCCTGCTGCATCTGAAGAGAGGTGATTCACTTGGCATTAGTTCACATAATTCATACTCAAATGCTCCACTTGTATTGATACAGGATAAAATAACTTGAATTGATATAATTTATTCCCGGACTTTAATTGATTATCTAGTTTTTTTCCACTTATTCTAACACTACAAGTTGGTTAAAATATTTCTTTGAAACAGTATttagatcctttacttaagtaaaatgacCTAGGTATTTTTTTAGCATACTTCAATTatagtatcaaaagtaaaaatactcaaaagtTAATGATGCCTATGTGAAGGTTTGACTATGACctatttatttcataattaatAATGATACAGAAATGTGTTGGTAGCCTTTTACTGTTATAAATATACTTTCTACTTATGTGAGAACATTATATTGTGTACACATGTACATATTGTTTATAGTaactatatttatctttttactCCATTAAATTTACCAGAGATTTGATAGAGTTAACGGTATAACAAACACAGTATTTCCATCAAAAACGTTCTGGAGTGGAATTATAAAGTACACTGCTTACCAACCTGTCGGTCAGGTCCCTAAGAGGTCCCAAGTTTAAAccaaagggtaaaaaaaaaaggatcgcaaataacctttatttctctttttttttgtgctttttatcAAATACACTCAAAATGATCCCCTAACATCATACAAAACCATAAAGGAATCCTAAAGAGACATGAGTACATGTACAGTTCTTTCACTTACTTTGGACTGAGTCTGCATATCATAGACATCACATATCCCAGTGTGAATCCAATCAGAGGCATCAGAGCCGCCACGGCCAGAACATCAGGTGTGAGGGCCAGCCGTATCACGTCTTTGATGGCGAAATAAGACAGACTGAACACCAGGACAGCAGAGACTGTCAGGATGCCAAAACCAGCCTGGGGAGAAAGCAGCAACATGTTACAAGGGGTCAGTAGTACAAAAAGTACTCCTGTAAGGCAAATTTCAGGAGTCTCACTTTCTTGATGAACGGTGAGTATTTTGGTTTGTAGTAGTTTATGGCAATGCCAATGGCACAAGGCACCAGGGTAAAGGCGAGAGCAGAGATGATGCCAATATACGGTACGGCATCTTCCAGACCGTCAAAGCCTTGGCAGTAGATATACAGAAGCAACGGCATCAGACCCAGGGCAGCGATGCAGGAGCAAGTGGTCATCACGATGCTGGGAAGAGAGAGAAGCTTTGTTAGGCCGACCTGCCTTCAGTTTAGTTCCTTGGAATCAAAACATGATGAGGGTTTACCTGAGGTTCATGTCACCATTCATAGCCAGGGAAAAAATGTTTGACAGGCTTCCCCCTGGACAGCAGCCACAGATGAGCACAGTCACAGCCTTGATGGGATCCATCTGCAGGATTTTGGCTAAAGAGAAAGCAGTCAGGGGCATGATGCCGAACTGGGCCAGCAGAGCAATGGCTACTCCTTTTGGCTTGAAGAGATGAGTCTTTATTTTGGAAAACTCCATCGTACAGCCAA encodes:
- the slc10a1 gene encoding hepatic sodium/bile acid cotransporter isoform X1, which codes for MSATMNVTEVYKRITDSYNEANVSGNGSVMGVLNIPASLNKAINILTIVILFIIMISLGCTMEFSKIKTHLFKPKGVAIALLAQFGIMPLTAFSLAKILQMDPIKAVTVLICGCCPGGSLSNIFSLAMNGDMNLSIVMTTCSCIAALGLMPLLLYIYCQGFDGLEDAVPYIGIISALAFTLVPCAIGIAINYYKPKYSPFIKKAGFGILTVSAVLVFSLSYFAIKDVIRLALTPDVLAVAALMPLIGFTLGYVMSMICRLSPKCSRTVSMETGCQNIQLCITILKVAFSPQVIGPMFLFPLVYYTFQCAEALLLTLCFRCYQAFKPPAGGNSHSCPRVFVLRGGLSPALTHS
- the slc10a1 gene encoding hepatic sodium/bile acid cotransporter isoform X2, yielding MSATMNVTEVYKRITDSYNEANVSGNGSVMGVLNIPASLNKAINILTIVILFIIMISLGCTMEFSKIKTHLFKPKGVAIALLAQFGIMPLTAFSLAKILQMDPIKAVTVLICGCCPGGSLSNIFSLAMNGDMNLSIVMTTCSCIAALGLMPLLLYIYCQGFDGLEDAVPYIGIISALAFTLVPCAIGIAINYYKPKYSPFIKKAGFGILTVSAVLVFSLSYFAIKDVIRLALTPDVLAVAALMPLIGFTLGYVMSMICRLSPKCSRTVSMETGCQNIQLCITILKVAFSPQVIGPMFLFPLVYYTFQCAEALLLTLCFRCYQAFKPPAGDGDEVKQKGVETTITVPQITA